In Onychomys torridus chromosome 15, mOncTor1.1, whole genome shotgun sequence, the following proteins share a genomic window:
- the Slc9a3 gene encoding sodium/hydrogen exchanger 3, translating into MWHWALGPGWKPLLVLALTSLPGARAIEEEPSTDGTFQVITFKWHHVQDPYIIALWILVASLAKIVFHLSHKVTSIVPESALLIVLGLVLGGIVWAADHIASFTLTPTLFFFYLLPPIVLDAGYFMPNRLFFGNLGTILLYAVIGTIWNAATTGLSLYGVFLSGIMGELKIGLLDFLLFGSLIAAVDPVAVLAVFEEVHVNEVLFIIVFGESLLNDAVTVVLYNVFESFVTLGGDKVTGVDCVKGIVSFFVVSLGGTLVGVIFAFLLSLVTRFTKHVRIIEPGFVFVISYLSYLTSEMLSLSAILAITFCGICCQKYVKANISEQSATTVRYTMKMLASGAETIIFMFLGISAVDPLIWTWNTAFVLLTLLFISVYRAIGVVLQTWILNRYRMVQLETIDQVVMSYGGLRGAVAYALVVLLDEKKVKEKNLFVSTTLIVVFFTVIFQGLTIKPLVQWLKVKRSEQREPKLNEKLHGRAFDHILSAIEDISGQIGHNYLRDKWSNFDRKFLSKVLMRRSAQKSRDRILNVFHELNLKDAISYVAEGERRGSLAFIRSPSTDNMVNVDFSTPRPSTVEASVSYLLRENVSTVCLDMQSLEQRRRSIRDTEDMVTHHTLQQYLYKPRQEYKHLYSRHELTPNEDEKQDKEIFHRTMKKRLESFKSAKLGINQNKKGAKLYKRERAQKRRNSSIPNGKLPMENLAHNFIIKEKDLELSEPEEATNYEETSGGIEFLANVTKDVTSDSGAGIDNPVFSPDEDLDPSILSRVPPWLSPGETVVPSQRARVQIPNSPSNFRRLTPFRLSNKSVDSFLLADGPEEQLQPTSPESTHM; encoded by the exons TCTTTCACCTATCCCACAAGGTCACCAGTATCGTCCCTGAGAGTGCTCTGCTCATCGTTCTGGGCCTGGTGCTAGGCGGCATCGTCTGGGCAGCTGACCATATTGCCTCCTTCACACTCACACCTACGCTCTTCTTCTTCTACCTGCTGCCCCCTATTGTGTTGGATGCTGGATACTTCATGCCCAATCGACTCTTCTTTGGTAACCTGGGCACCATTCTGCTATATGCTGTCATTGGCACTATATGGAATGCAGCCACCACAGGATTGTCCCTCTATGGTGTCTTCCTCAGTGGCATAATGG GTGAGCTGAAGATTGGACTACTGGATTTCCTGCTTTTTGGTAGTCTCATTGCCGCTGTGGACCCAGTGGCTGTGTTGGCTGTGTTCGAGGAAGTCCATGTCAATGAAGTTCTTTTCATCATTGTTTTTGGAGAGTCACTGCTGAATGATGCAGTGACTGTG GTCTTGTACAATGTTTTTGAGTCTTTTGTGACGCTGGGTGGTGACAAGGTGACTGGCGTGGATTGTGTGAAAGGCATAG TGTCCTTCTTCGTGGTGAGCCTAGGGGGGACTCTGGTGGGTGTTATCTTCGCCTTCCTGCTGTCCTTGGTGACTCGCTTCACCAAGCATGTGCGTATCATCGAGCCTGGCTTCGTCTTTGTAATTTCCTACCTGTCCTATCTGACCTCCGAGATGCTGTCCTTGTCAGCCATCCTGGC CATCACCTTTTGCGGCATCTGCTGTCAGAAGTACGTGAAAGCCAATATCTCAGAGCAGTCGGCCACCACTGTGCGCTACACCATGAAGATGCTGGCCAGTGGAGCAGAGACCATTATCTTCATGTTCCTGGGCATCTCAGCTGTGGACCCCCTCATTTGGACATGGAACACGGCTTTTGTGTTGCTGACGCTGCTCTTCATTTCTGTATACCGAGCCATTG GTGTTGTTCTGCAGACCTGGATCCTGAATCGTTACCGCATGGTGCAGCTAGAGACCATTGACCAGGTGGTCATGTCCTATGGTGGCCTGCGTGGGGCTGTAGCCTATGCCTTGGTGGTACTTCTGGATGAGAAAAAAGTCAAGGAGAAAAATCTGTTTGTTAGCACCACTCTCATTGTGGTCTTCTTCACAGTCATCTTTCAG GGCCTGACCATCAAGCCCCTGGTGCAGTGGCTGAAGGTGAAGAGGAGTGAGCAGCGTGAGCCAAAGCTCAATGAGAAGCTCCATGGCCGG GCTTTCGACCACATCCTCTCAGCCATTGAGGACATCTCAGGACAAATTGGACACAATTATCTCAGAGATAA GTGGTCCAATTTTGATAGGAAGTTCCTCAGCAAAGTCCTCATGAGAAGATCGGCTCAAAAATCTCGAGATCGGATTCTGAACGTTTTCCATGAGCTGAATTTGAAGGATGCTATTAGCTATGTGGCTGAG GGAGAGCGCCGTGGATCCCTGGCCTTCATTCGATCCCCAAGTACGGACAATATGGTCAATGTGGACTTCAGCACACCCCGCCCATCTACTGTGGAGGCATCTGTCTCCTATCTCTT GAGGGAGAATGTCAGTACTGTGTGCCTGGATATGCAGTCCTTGGAACAGAGGCGGAGAAGCATCCGTGACACTGAGGACATGGTCACCCACCACACACTGCAACAGTACTTGTATAAGCCTCGGCAGGAG TACAAGCATCTCTATAGTCGGCATGAGCTAACACCCAATGAGGATGAAAAGCAGGACAAGGAAATCTTTCACAGGACCATGAAGAAGCGTCTGGAGTCCTTTAAGTCAGCGAAACTAGGCATCAACCAGAACAAGAAGGGAGCCAAGCTGTACAAGAGGGAGCGTGCACAGAAGCGG AGGAACAGCAGCATTCCTAATGGGAAGCTGCCTATGGAGAACCTGGCACACAACTTCATCATCAAGGAGAAAG ATTTGGAACTTTCAGAGCCTGAGGAGGCCACCAACTATGAAGAGACCAGTGGGGGCATCGAGTTTCTGGCCAATGTCACCAAGGATGTAACTTCTGACTCTGGAGCAG GAATTGATAATCCTGTGTTCTCCCCTGATGAGGACCTGGACCCAAGCATCCTATCCAGGGTGCCACCTTGGCTGTCTCCTGGGGAGACTGTGGTGCCCTCCCAGAGGGCCCGTGTCCAGATTCCCAACTCTCCCAGCAACTTCCGCCGTCTGACACCATTCCGCCTCAGCAACAAATCAGTGGATTCCTTCCTGCTGGCCGATGGCCCTGAGGAACAGCTCCAACCCACTTCCCCTGAGTCCACACACATGTAA